One Glutamicibacter halophytocola DNA segment encodes these proteins:
- a CDS encoding aminoglycoside phosphotransferase family protein, with translation MSRPATMEELSIARQLCPELSWENAGVNEGGQFHKVVIANPHSVIRMARTEEATGQMPRSVKLLQRLEGQLDYRIPVATSRILQVGGLGSVAMSFIPGSAHEPHYGDPKVLGKLVNDLAAISLEPISEYLAAPFAFRGPWTDERQQRCFDALPDPLRGAATTLWAQLDSLAQVPPGLVHGDLAGHNMHWVAQELVGILDWDLAAAWDPALNTAYLSLWHGLEMADLIAPTPDEAHRAKIWLGLMSLERLSDTLSRTDNPRIDKLMRKIGPRILNAAQAAGN, from the coding sequence GTGAGCCGTCCTGCCACCATGGAAGAACTGTCCATTGCCCGCCAGCTATGTCCCGAGCTGTCCTGGGAAAATGCCGGAGTCAACGAGGGCGGGCAGTTCCACAAGGTGGTGATCGCCAACCCGCATTCGGTGATCCGCATGGCACGCACCGAAGAAGCCACCGGGCAGATGCCGCGCTCGGTGAAGCTGCTGCAGCGGCTCGAAGGCCAGCTGGATTACCGGATTCCGGTGGCCACTTCCCGGATCCTGCAGGTCGGCGGCCTGGGCTCGGTGGCGATGTCCTTCATCCCGGGCAGTGCCCATGAGCCGCATTACGGGGATCCGAAGGTCTTGGGGAAGCTGGTCAACGATTTGGCGGCCATTAGCCTGGAACCGATCAGCGAATACCTGGCGGCGCCCTTTGCCTTCCGCGGCCCGTGGACCGATGAACGCCAGCAGCGGTGTTTCGACGCCTTGCCCGATCCACTGCGTGGCGCGGCTACAACCCTGTGGGCCCAGCTTGATTCGCTGGCCCAGGTGCCGCCGGGGCTGGTCCACGGCGATCTGGCCGGGCACAATATGCACTGGGTTGCCCAGGAGCTGGTCGGCATCCTGGACTGGGATCTGGCTGCCGCCTGGGATCCGGCGCTGAACACCGCCTACCTGAGCCTGTGGCATGGCCTGGAGATGGCCGATCTGATCGCGCCGACTCCCGACGAAGCCCATCGGGCGAAGATCTGGCTTGGGCTGATGAGCCTGGAGCGGCTCTCCGATACCCTGTCGCGCACCGACAATCCCAGAATCGACAAGCTCATGCGCAAGATCGGGCCGCGGATTTTGAACGCCGCGCAGGCTGCCGGGAACTGA
- a CDS encoding CPBP family intramembrane glutamic endopeptidase: MIENVNAKILKFEIALVLALSLGQSAIYSILSFADKATRAPLREQTTSLNNPLSTREFFDFSYQLLDIVFALVPVLLALYLMKRSTGRGVREIGFDLRAPGKDALFGAGLFLAMGLGTLGVYAAGRGLGITTAISAANLGDYWWSVPVLLLSAVRHAVLEEVLMLGFLFSYAKKLNLGLWTTIIASAVIRGSYHLYQGAGPMIGNMLMGVVFGWVYHKYGRVMPLVIAHFMLDAIGFVGYALIGPAIGIGA; encoded by the coding sequence ATGATCGAGAACGTGAATGCCAAGATCCTGAAATTCGAGATCGCCCTGGTGCTGGCCCTGTCCCTGGGGCAAAGCGCGATCTATTCGATCCTGAGTTTTGCCGACAAGGCCACCAGGGCGCCGCTGCGCGAGCAGACGACCTCGCTGAACAACCCGTTGAGCACCCGCGAATTTTTCGACTTCTCCTATCAGCTGCTGGACATCGTCTTTGCGCTGGTTCCGGTGCTGCTGGCCCTGTACCTGATGAAACGCAGCACCGGGCGGGGAGTGCGGGAGATCGGTTTTGACCTGCGCGCCCCGGGCAAGGACGCCTTGTTCGGCGCCGGGCTGTTTCTGGCCATGGGGCTTGGCACCCTGGGCGTCTACGCGGCAGGCCGGGGGCTGGGCATCACCACCGCGATTTCCGCGGCCAACCTGGGGGACTACTGGTGGAGTGTGCCGGTGCTGCTGCTCTCCGCGGTGCGCCATGCGGTGCTTGAAGAAGTGCTGATGCTCGGCTTCCTGTTCAGCTATGCGAAGAAGCTGAACCTGGGGTTGTGGACCACGATCATTGCCTCGGCGGTGATCCGCGGCAGCTACCACCTGTACCAGGGCGCGGGGCCGATGATCGGCAATATGCTCATGGGCGTGGTCTTCGGCTGGGTCTACCACAAGTACGGGCGGGTGATGCCGCTGGTGATCGCGCACTTTATGCTCGACGCCATCGGCTTTGTCGGATATGCCCTGATCGGCCCGGCGATCGGGATCGGCGCCTAG
- a CDS encoding GNAT family acetyltransferase, whose translation MKISVLAAQQIPEAVALWDATELTRPWNDPCADTLRALETSTSTVLAASEGSQVIATAMVGHDGHRGWLYYVAVDPRRQGSGLGAQMVQAASDWLTQCGVPKVQLMVREENAAVRGFYERLGFEDQHVLVLGKRLDASA comes from the coding sequence ATGAAGATTTCAGTGCTGGCTGCGCAGCAGATTCCCGAAGCCGTTGCGCTCTGGGACGCCACCGAGCTGACCCGGCCGTGGAACGACCCCTGCGCCGATACCCTTCGAGCCTTGGAAACCTCTACCTCGACGGTGCTGGCGGCGAGCGAGGGTTCACAGGTGATCGCCACCGCGATGGTCGGACATGATGGGCACCGCGGCTGGCTCTATTATGTGGCAGTGGACCCGCGGCGGCAGGGCAGCGGACTGGGCGCCCAGATGGTCCAGGCCGCCAGTGATTGGCTCACGCAGTGCGGCGTGCCCAAGGTGCAGCTGATGGTGCGCGAGGAAAATGCCGCGGTGCGCGGCTTTTACGAGCGGCTGGGATTTGAAGACCAGCACGTCCTGGTCCTGGGCAAGCGCCTTGATGCCAGCGCATAA
- a CDS encoding VOC family protein, giving the protein MMRLDHVSYACGPDGLLPTAQRISESLGLEFVKGGVHSRFGTRNVIFPLKHGQYLEVVEVLNHPASDKAPFGQAVRARSELGGGWMGWCVSVDDLSSAEDRLGRKSVPGNRKFPDGRELTWQQIGIKGLIADPQCPYLISWDEEAKDLHPSKALEPTGEISGISIAGSRDRVLEWLGQPQNVHLGAVTMDYQAPNGTPGILSVTFETQNGPVVL; this is encoded by the coding sequence ATGATGAGGCTAGATCACGTTAGTTATGCCTGTGGCCCGGATGGGCTGCTGCCAACCGCGCAAAGAATCTCCGAGTCGCTCGGCCTGGAATTCGTCAAGGGAGGCGTGCATTCCAGGTTCGGGACACGCAATGTCATCTTCCCGCTCAAGCATGGCCAGTACCTCGAAGTGGTCGAGGTGCTCAACCACCCGGCCAGCGACAAGGCCCCCTTCGGCCAGGCGGTGCGGGCCCGTTCGGAGCTCGGCGGCGGCTGGATGGGCTGGTGCGTTTCGGTGGACGATCTATCCAGCGCCGAAGACCGCCTGGGCCGCAAGTCGGTTCCGGGCAACCGCAAATTCCCCGACGGCCGAGAGCTGACCTGGCAGCAGATCGGCATCAAGGGCCTGATCGCCGACCCGCAGTGCCCCTACCTGATCTCCTGGGACGAGGAAGCCAAGGACCTGCATCCTTCCAAGGCCCTGGAGCCCACCGGGGAGATCAGCGGGATCTCGATCGCCGGGTCGCGCGATCGGGTCCTGGAATGGCTGGGCCAGCCCCAGAACGTGCACCTCGGCGCGGTGACCATGGACTACCAGGCGCCCAATGGCACCCCGGGCATCTTGTCGGTGACCTTTGAAACGCAGAACGGTCCTGTGGTGTTGTAG
- a CDS encoding bifunctional o-acetylhomoserine/o-acetylserine sulfhydrylase — protein MSSNWSFETRQIHSGQTPDPATGARALPIFQTTSFVFPTAQSAAARFALQELEPIYTRIGNPTTDAVETRIADLEGGVGALLLSSGQAATTFAILNLAEAGDHLVASPSLYGGTQNLLKHTLKRLGIEVTFVADPDNLQDWRDAVRPNTKAFFGETISNPRQDVLDIEEVAKIAHENGVPLLVDNTLATPYLIRPIEFGADIVIHSATKFLGGHGNAIAGVIVDSGNFDFAQDPERFPGFNTPDESYNSLVFARDLGVNGILGANLAYILKARVQLLRDLGASVSPFNAFLIAQGLETLSLRIERHGENAREAASWLEARAEVQKVAYAGLASSPWFERAKKYSDHGAGSIIAFELAGGAAAGQAFVDALELHSHVANIGDVRSLAIHPASTTHAQLSEADQIAAGVSPGLVRISVGLENIKDILADLELGFNAVAALGDSAGANKELQETL, from the coding sequence ATGAGCAGCAACTGGTCATTTGAAACCCGTCAGATCCACTCCGGGCAGACCCCGGATCCCGCCACCGGAGCGCGGGCCTTGCCGATCTTCCAGACCACTTCCTTTGTCTTCCCGACCGCGCAGAGCGCTGCCGCGCGCTTCGCGCTGCAGGAGCTGGAACCGATCTACACCCGCATCGGCAACCCGACCACCGACGCGGTGGAAACCCGGATCGCCGATCTGGAAGGCGGCGTAGGTGCCCTGCTGCTCTCCTCGGGCCAGGCAGCCACCACCTTCGCGATCCTGAACCTGGCCGAGGCCGGCGACCACCTGGTGGCCAGCCCCAGCCTCTACGGCGGAACCCAGAACCTGCTCAAGCACACGCTCAAGCGCCTGGGCATCGAGGTCACCTTCGTGGCCGACCCGGATAACCTGCAGGACTGGCGCGACGCGGTCCGCCCGAACACCAAGGCCTTCTTCGGCGAAACCATTTCCAACCCGCGCCAGGACGTGCTGGATATCGAGGAAGTCGCCAAGATCGCCCACGAAAATGGCGTGCCGCTGCTGGTGGACAACACCCTGGCCACCCCGTACCTGATTCGCCCGATCGAATTCGGCGCCGACATCGTCATCCACTCGGCCACCAAGTTCCTGGGCGGGCACGGCAATGCGATCGCCGGGGTGATCGTGGACTCGGGCAACTTCGACTTCGCCCAGGACCCGGAGCGCTTCCCGGGCTTCAACACCCCGGACGAGTCCTACAATTCCCTGGTATTCGCCCGCGATCTGGGCGTGAACGGCATTCTCGGTGCCAACTTGGCCTACATCCTCAAGGCGCGCGTGCAGCTGCTGCGCGACCTGGGCGCCTCGGTCTCCCCATTCAACGCCTTCCTGATCGCCCAGGGGCTGGAAACCCTGTCCCTGCGCATCGAGCGCCATGGCGAAAATGCGCGCGAGGCCGCCAGCTGGCTCGAGGCCCGCGCCGAGGTGCAGAAGGTCGCCTATGCCGGCCTGGCCTCCTCGCCATGGTTCGAGCGCGCCAAGAAGTACAGCGATCACGGTGCCGGCTCGATCATCGCCTTCGAACTGGCTGGCGGCGCGGCGGCCGGCCAGGCGTTTGTGGACGCGCTTGAGCTGCACTCCCACGTGGCCAACATCGGCGATGTCCGCTCGCTGGCCATCCACCCGGCCTCCACCACCCATGCGCAGCTGTCCGAGGCCGACCAGATCGCCGCCGGGGTGAGCCCGGGACTGGTCCGGATCAGCGTGGGTCTGGAAAATATCAAGGACATCCTGGCCGACCTGGAACTGGGCTTCAATGCTGTTGCCGCCCTGGGCGACTCGGCCGGGGCTAACAAGGAATTGCAGGAAACCCTCTAG
- the metX gene encoding homoserine O-acetyltransferase MetX — protein MASIATTEEPQLAEGRDGMMRRRAVGGHHFEFGGYLPQVELAYESWGTLDADGSNAVLVMHALTGDAHVAQGDSRSAGWWDGFVGPGATIDTSKYFVLAVNMIGGCNGSTGPSSPDEHGVPYGSRFPFVTIKDAVRLEARLAQLLGITSWHAVIGGSMGGARALEYAVEFPEQVKNLVVMASCAQATAEQIAFAQVQTQSIRLDPNFNGGDYYSSGARPDEGLGLARRLAHITYRSEAELQARFGRAAQPGEQPAGQFDGSRGRYQVESYLDHQAAKLVNRFDANSYLLLTEALMSHDVARGYESLGVALARLEKVNVVVAAVSSDRLYFPEQSEQLAASLATPTPVHYIDSPIGHDGFLTDASQLEGVLRGLVFSR, from the coding sequence ATGGCATCCATTGCAACCACCGAAGAACCACAGCTCGCCGAGGGCCGGGACGGCATGATGCGCCGCAGGGCCGTCGGCGGGCACCACTTCGAATTCGGCGGCTACCTGCCACAGGTAGAGCTGGCCTACGAAAGCTGGGGCACCCTCGATGCCGACGGCTCCAACGCCGTGCTGGTGATGCATGCGCTGACCGGCGACGCCCACGTCGCCCAGGGCGATTCGCGCAGCGCCGGCTGGTGGGACGGGTTTGTCGGCCCCGGGGCCACCATCGATACCAGCAAGTACTTCGTTCTCGCCGTGAACATGATCGGCGGCTGCAATGGTTCCACCGGCCCGTCGTCGCCCGACGAGCATGGCGTGCCCTATGGATCGCGCTTCCCCTTTGTCACCATCAAGGACGCGGTGCGCCTCGAAGCGCGCCTCGCACAATTGCTGGGCATCACCTCCTGGCATGCGGTGATTGGCGGGTCGATGGGCGGGGCGCGCGCCTTGGAATACGCCGTCGAGTTCCCCGAACAGGTCAAGAACCTGGTGGTGATGGCCTCGTGCGCCCAGGCCACCGCGGAACAAATCGCTTTTGCCCAGGTGCAGACCCAGTCCATCCGGCTGGATCCGAACTTCAACGGCGGCGATTACTACTCCAGCGGTGCGCGGCCGGATGAAGGCCTGGGCCTGGCCCGGCGCCTGGCGCACATCACCTATCGTTCCGAGGCCGAGCTCCAGGCCCGCTTTGGCCGGGCCGCGCAGCCCGGCGAGCAGCCTGCCGGCCAGTTCGACGGCTCGCGCGGGCGCTACCAGGTGGAAAGCTACCTGGATCACCAGGCGGCCAAGCTGGTGAATCGTTTTGATGCCAACAGCTACCTGCTGCTCACCGAGGCGCTGATGAGCCATGACGTGGCTCGTGGCTACGAATCGCTGGGCGTCGCACTGGCTCGGCTTGAAAAGGTCAATGTGGTGGTGGCCGCGGTGAGCTCGGACCGGTTGTACTTCCCGGAGCAATCCGAACAGCTGGCCGCTTCCCTGGCCACCCCCACGCCGGTGCACTACATCGATTCGCCGATCGGCCACGATGGCTTCCTCACCGATGCAAGCCAGCTCGAAGGCGTTTTGCGCGGCCTGGTTTTCAGCCGCTAG
- a CDS encoding SGNH/GDSL hydrolase family protein translates to MPKDLDLETPDSTTETLHPWRRFVALGDSFTEGIGDPDPSNPGRHLGWADRLAQELSSTVPDFSYANLAIRGRLIGQIVSEQVAPAIDLKPDLISLCAGGNDVLRPGGDPDKIADILDGAVAELSATGATLLIVTGPDIRDTPVLGSIRGKVAIYNENIRTVAARYDAIVADMWALRELHQSQMWAPDRLHFSPLGHQRIAAMALDSLNVPHSIDTEVAPVADVRSWREARIEDLQWAREHLAPWVLRRLRHQSSGDGITPKRPSAVPFTAPKPNDSLGAGDSAQ, encoded by the coding sequence GTGCCTAAAGATCTAGACCTTGAAACTCCCGATTCCACAACAGAGACACTTCATCCATGGCGTCGCTTCGTCGCTTTGGGCGACTCTTTCACCGAAGGAATCGGTGACCCCGATCCATCAAATCCCGGCCGGCATTTGGGCTGGGCCGACCGTCTGGCCCAGGAGCTGAGCAGCACGGTTCCGGACTTTTCCTATGCAAATCTGGCGATCCGCGGCCGGTTGATCGGGCAGATCGTCTCGGAGCAGGTTGCTCCGGCCATTGATTTGAAGCCGGATCTGATTTCACTGTGTGCAGGCGGCAATGACGTGCTGCGCCCGGGCGGGGATCCGGACAAGATCGCCGATATTCTCGACGGAGCGGTGGCCGAGCTGAGCGCGACGGGTGCGACGCTGCTGATCGTCACCGGTCCGGATATTCGCGATACGCCGGTGCTGGGCAGCATCCGCGGCAAGGTGGCGATCTACAACGAGAATATCCGCACCGTGGCAGCGCGCTATGACGCGATCGTGGCCGACATGTGGGCTTTGCGCGAACTGCACCAGTCGCAGATGTGGGCACCGGATCGCCTGCACTTCTCCCCCTTGGGCCATCAGCGGATTGCGGCCATGGCCCTGGATTCCCTGAACGTGCCCCACTCGATCGACACCGAGGTGGCACCCGTGGCGGATGTTCGAAGCTGGCGGGAGGCGCGGATCGAAGACCTGCAGTGGGCACGCGAGCACCTGGCTCCGTGGGTCTTGCGCCGGTTGCGCCATCAGTCCTCGGGCGACGGAATCACCCCGAAGCGCCCTTCTGCGGTGCCGTTCACCGCGCCAAAACCCAACGATTCCCTGGGCGCCGGCGACAGCGCGCAGTAG
- a CDS encoding SHOCT domain-containing protein, with the protein MSFSVMPILLGLFVVVFVAAVIFTVYVQTRNYRKIKSAGMDPITFESDLKTKLAQSSLLAPKQSLEAKLEELSGLRSRGVITAEEYAQARQDLLRDWRDG; encoded by the coding sequence ATGTCCTTCTCAGTGATGCCGATACTCCTGGGTTTGTTTGTGGTGGTCTTCGTCGCCGCGGTGATATTCACCGTCTACGTTCAGACGCGAAATTACCGCAAGATCAAAAGCGCTGGAATGGATCCGATTACTTTCGAATCCGACCTGAAGACTAAATTGGCTCAATCCAGCCTGTTGGCACCCAAGCAGTCCCTGGAAGCTAAATTGGAGGAGCTCTCCGGCCTCCGGTCCCGTGGAGTGATTACAGCCGAAGAATACGCGCAGGCTCGCCAGGATCTACTCAGGGACTGGCGCGACGGGTGA
- a CDS encoding HNH endonuclease signature motif containing protein, with translation MGNPEFTEEYDDEHRLPLLPPGARKESHADSFFASHIEHQLFNGPMMNTAAELFDAGPVSGAADALGRLKKIQRMHSHLEGLTATLLADTVEQIGEGFSDTLAELRSDSPEEAREAERSAGYYRVDPGDEQMINSNFIAEAAIALRETPQMVSKRMFYAKGLRYVCKDTLMALAAGEITLKAARFLVKSAQDLTPEQIEIMEHILLPAAKTASDDSIYQRARRFHDRMNPESAEERHRKSEASRKVSYWIDDDSGMGTIKLNHRADVIKSIASTLRWAADQVNDPDDERTSDQLMADLYADALINGWPGSEGTPLKPRLSITIPALDMLVDPTRALADLEGVGPIPAGLALQLAQDAPSFQRVLTDPWTGAVIDVERKKYKPTQGMKDLLRHRDVHCCFPGCRRSADRSEMDHIDDWAHGGKTDRDNMHLLCKQHQMFKHALGWKIQARPDGTRSWLTPHGLHVIVTPESVDVVESLDHVNDHCPQRPDPRSIPQVQLNSDIRRVLGYPVEPDPLADSA, from the coding sequence ATGGGAAATCCAGAATTTACAGAAGAATATGACGATGAACATCGTCTGCCGTTGCTGCCTCCGGGCGCACGCAAGGAATCGCACGCGGATTCATTCTTTGCGAGCCATATTGAGCATCAACTGTTTAATGGACCGATGATGAATACAGCGGCCGAGCTTTTTGATGCCGGCCCGGTTTCCGGGGCTGCCGATGCCCTGGGTCGGTTGAAGAAGATTCAGCGGATGCACAGCCATCTTGAAGGGCTTACTGCCACTTTGCTGGCTGACACAGTTGAACAGATTGGTGAAGGATTCTCCGACACCCTTGCTGAATTGCGATCCGACTCGCCTGAGGAGGCTCGCGAAGCTGAGCGCAGCGCCGGATACTATCGTGTCGACCCCGGCGATGAGCAGATGATCAACTCCAACTTCATTGCTGAAGCAGCCATCGCCTTGAGGGAAACTCCGCAGATGGTTAGCAAGCGAATGTTCTATGCAAAGGGATTGCGCTACGTCTGCAAAGACACCCTGATGGCGTTAGCTGCTGGGGAGATTACCTTGAAAGCCGCTCGCTTCTTGGTAAAAAGCGCCCAGGATCTCACTCCAGAACAAATCGAGATCATGGAGCACATCCTGCTGCCCGCTGCTAAAACGGCTAGTGATGATTCCATTTATCAAAGGGCCCGGCGGTTTCACGATCGGATGAACCCGGAGTCAGCTGAAGAACGCCACAGGAAATCAGAAGCTTCGCGCAAAGTCTCGTACTGGATAGATGATGACAGCGGAATGGGCACCATCAAGCTCAATCACCGTGCAGACGTAATCAAGTCAATAGCCAGTACGCTTCGCTGGGCGGCGGACCAGGTTAATGACCCCGATGACGAGCGCACCAGCGATCAGCTGATGGCGGATTTGTACGCTGACGCATTGATCAACGGTTGGCCAGGCAGCGAAGGAACTCCACTGAAGCCGCGTTTGTCGATTACTATTCCGGCGCTGGACATGTTGGTAGATCCCACCAGAGCCCTTGCTGATTTGGAAGGCGTAGGACCTATCCCTGCAGGCCTGGCGCTGCAATTGGCTCAGGATGCGCCGTCTTTCCAACGCGTGCTGACTGACCCGTGGACAGGCGCAGTTATTGATGTTGAACGCAAAAAGTACAAACCCACTCAGGGAATGAAGGATTTGCTTCGGCACAGGGATGTTCACTGTTGTTTCCCCGGCTGCCGTCGCAGTGCTGACCGTTCAGAAATGGATCATATTGACGATTGGGCCCATGGTGGCAAAACCGATCGAGACAATATGCACCTGTTGTGCAAGCAGCATCAAATGTTCAAGCATGCATTAGGTTGGAAAATTCAGGCTCGGCCCGATGGAACTAGATCTTGGCTAACGCCACATGGGCTGCATGTAATTGTTACTCCAGAGAGCGTTGATGTTGTGGAGAGCTTGGATCACGTGAACGATCATTGCCCGCAGAGACCTGATCCGCGCTCTATCCCACAGGTTCAATTGAACTCAGACATCAGGAGAGTTCTCGGCTATCCGGTAGAACCGGACCCACTAGCTGACTCTGCCTGA
- a CDS encoding alpha/beta hydrolase, whose product MTSSETAPVAIISRNDDSRLGTPLLVFLHGYGSNEQDLMGLSQYLPEEFTYLSVRAPLQTGPGYCWFPLTQEIDYSAEAVSQSVVALWALLEPLSKQHSSVTLLGFSQGMAMATSLARFQRDAITAVVGLSGFAVEPRDLEIFDDAVVQRNPIPLFWGRDLADPVITRDKIEYTLGWVSKHAELTSETYPQIGHSVSMEELEDVNAFLKKVVLGQK is encoded by the coding sequence ATGACTTCATCCGAGACCGCGCCGGTCGCCATCATTTCCCGCAACGACGATTCTCGATTGGGCACGCCACTTCTGGTGTTCCTGCACGGGTACGGATCAAATGAACAAGATCTGATGGGGCTCTCGCAATACCTTCCGGAAGAGTTCACTTATCTATCGGTGCGCGCACCCTTGCAAACCGGTCCGGGATACTGCTGGTTCCCGCTGACCCAAGAAATTGATTACTCGGCCGAGGCAGTCTCACAAAGCGTGGTGGCGCTATGGGCGCTGCTGGAACCTCTGAGCAAGCAACATTCGTCGGTGACGCTGCTGGGGTTCTCGCAAGGCATGGCGATGGCAACTTCGTTGGCCCGATTCCAGCGCGACGCTATCACCGCGGTGGTGGGACTTTCCGGTTTTGCCGTTGAACCGCGCGATCTAGAGATTTTCGACGACGCAGTAGTGCAACGCAATCCCATTCCACTGTTCTGGGGCAGGGATCTGGCAGATCCGGTGATCACCCGGGACAAGATTGAATACACCCTTGGATGGGTGTCCAAGCACGCCGAGCTGACCAGCGAAACCTATCCGCAGATCGGGCACTCGGTCAGCATGGAAGAACTTGAAGACGTTAACGCGTTTCTCAAGAAGGTCGTTCTCGGGCAGAAGTGA
- a CDS encoding RNA-binding S4 domain-containing protein: protein MSANEAFDLEIRDESIRLGQLLKLASLAEDGIHAKELISEGIVTVNGKVDTRRGAQIRPGDVVCVNGECVKVASQQ from the coding sequence ATGAGTGCCAATGAAGCTTTTGACCTAGAAATCCGCGACGAATCCATCCGCTTGGGCCAGCTGCTTAAACTGGCATCCCTCGCCGAGGACGGAATCCATGCCAAGGAGCTCATTTCTGAGGGCATCGTCACTGTTAATGGCAAGGTCGACACCCGCCGCGGAGCTCAGATTCGCCCGGGCGACGTCGTCTGCGTCAATGGCGAGTGCGTGAAGGTCGCGTCGCAGCAGTAG